In Helianthus annuus cultivar XRQ/B chromosome 3, HanXRQr2.0-SUNRISE, whole genome shotgun sequence, a single window of DNA contains:
- the LOC110929739 gene encoding uncharacterized protein LOC110929739 isoform X2 encodes MMFMESKRKSAASSPAINDSDHWNFLEEIEAPMWADLSVCDSTNDETDDSWFNISHEFHQCSSRQLISTVFGPANSINIQEPTSPKLPASVSKSRGKNYKIKQWEQRKGKAIPNKQHPVKTLTKGSSISMGSKNKMKPISKTGKTKENQGVKACSSGGNNTSELADNATSKSSSVSIGKREDDNSSSSTLTSDHSRHQEKKCFEVSFHTSSQSSQLLSSLKINLRKSCATRPAARVVIADGERCSEGGSSNSSVGPPSIKKCSLGDAQNKLKILKAPALTAGRSSNIRGSNMLASKVTTKGKVQQTASVGKVLMPRNINKQNRSIGKENERVGIGRRAASLAIIKETTSATMATSPKDKSSVNKAQPIGRVHKASKERMTQKNGAKKPIGLKEKTANISRDKDTAKPARKVYFR; translated from the exons ATGATGTTTATGGAATCCAAACGTAAATCGGCGGCATCTTCTCCGGCCATCAATGACTCAGATCATTGGAACTTTCTG GAAGAAATTGAAGCGCCGATGTGGGCGGATCTCAGCGTTTGTGATTCGACCAATGACGAGAC TGATGACTCATGGTTCAACATAAGCCATGA GTTCCATCAGTGCTCTTCGCGCCAGTTAATCTCTACTGTTTTCGGTCCTGCAAACTCGATAAACATACAAGAACCAACGTCTCCAAAGCTCCCAGCCTCGGTCTCAAAATCAAGAGGCAAAAACTACAAAATTAAACAGTGGGAACAAAGAAAGGGTAAAGCCATCCCCAACAAGCAACATCCGGTCAAAACGTTAACTAAAGGGTCTTCTATAAGCATGGGATCGAAAAACAAGATGAAGCCCATTTCCAAAActggaaaaacaaaagaaaatcagGGAGTGAAAGCATGTTCAAGTGGTGGAAATAATACGAGCGAACTTGCTGACAACGCTACGTCAAAATCAAGCTCGGTTTCTATTGGAAAACGAGAAGATGATAACAGTTCAAGTAGCACTCTGACATCTGATCACAGTAGACACCAAGAAAAGAAGTGTTTTGAGGTATCTTTCCACACGTCAAGCCAAAGTAGTCAACTTTTGTCATCGCTGAAGATCAATCTTAGAAAAAGTTGTGCAACAAGACCAGCTGCGAGGGTGGTGATAGCTGATGGTGAGAGGTGCTCAGAAGGCGGTTCAAGTAACTCAAGTGTGGGCCCCCCTTCAATTAAgaaatgcagtcttggagatgcACAAAACAAACTCAAAATTCTAAAGGCCCCTGCTTTAACTGCCGGACGTTCATCTAATATACGAGGAAGTAATATGCTCGCTTCCAAAGTAACAACCAAAGGAAAG GTTCAACAGACCGCATCAGTTGGTAAGGTTTTGATGCCACGAAACATTAATAAACAAAATCGAAGTATTGGTAAAGAAAACGAAAGAGTAGGTATTGGAAGGCGTGCTGCTTCTCTGGCTATTATTAAAGAAACAACATCAGCAACAATGGCTACATCTCCGAAAGACAAATCTAGTGTTAACAAAGCTCAGCCCATTGGGCGTGTACATAAAGCTTCTAAGGAACGTATGACACAGAAGAATGGAGCTAAAAAGCCGATTGGTCTAAAG GAAAAGACAGCCAACATAAGCAGAGATAAGGATACAGCCAAACCGGCAAGAAAGGTCTACTTTCGGTAG
- the LOC110929739 gene encoding uncharacterized protein LOC110929739 isoform X1, with the protein MMFMESKRKSAASSPAINDSDHWNFLEEIEAPMWADLSVCDSTNDETYLLFLYDDSWFNISHEFHQCSSRQLISTVFGPANSINIQEPTSPKLPASVSKSRGKNYKIKQWEQRKGKAIPNKQHPVKTLTKGSSISMGSKNKMKPISKTGKTKENQGVKACSSGGNNTSELADNATSKSSSVSIGKREDDNSSSSTLTSDHSRHQEKKCFEVSFHTSSQSSQLLSSLKINLRKSCATRPAARVVIADGERCSEGGSSNSSVGPPSIKKCSLGDAQNKLKILKAPALTAGRSSNIRGSNMLASKVTTKGKVQQTASVGKVLMPRNINKQNRSIGKENERVGIGRRAASLAIIKETTSATMATSPKDKSSVNKAQPIGRVHKASKERMTQKNGAKKPIGLKEKTANISRDKDTAKPARKVYFR; encoded by the exons ATGATGTTTATGGAATCCAAACGTAAATCGGCGGCATCTTCTCCGGCCATCAATGACTCAGATCATTGGAACTTTCTG GAAGAAATTGAAGCGCCGATGTGGGCGGATCTCAGCGTTTGTGATTCGACCAATGACGAGACGTATCTCCTTTTTCTTTA TGATGACTCATGGTTCAACATAAGCCATGA GTTCCATCAGTGCTCTTCGCGCCAGTTAATCTCTACTGTTTTCGGTCCTGCAAACTCGATAAACATACAAGAACCAACGTCTCCAAAGCTCCCAGCCTCGGTCTCAAAATCAAGAGGCAAAAACTACAAAATTAAACAGTGGGAACAAAGAAAGGGTAAAGCCATCCCCAACAAGCAACATCCGGTCAAAACGTTAACTAAAGGGTCTTCTATAAGCATGGGATCGAAAAACAAGATGAAGCCCATTTCCAAAActggaaaaacaaaagaaaatcagGGAGTGAAAGCATGTTCAAGTGGTGGAAATAATACGAGCGAACTTGCTGACAACGCTACGTCAAAATCAAGCTCGGTTTCTATTGGAAAACGAGAAGATGATAACAGTTCAAGTAGCACTCTGACATCTGATCACAGTAGACACCAAGAAAAGAAGTGTTTTGAGGTATCTTTCCACACGTCAAGCCAAAGTAGTCAACTTTTGTCATCGCTGAAGATCAATCTTAGAAAAAGTTGTGCAACAAGACCAGCTGCGAGGGTGGTGATAGCTGATGGTGAGAGGTGCTCAGAAGGCGGTTCAAGTAACTCAAGTGTGGGCCCCCCTTCAATTAAgaaatgcagtcttggagatgcACAAAACAAACTCAAAATTCTAAAGGCCCCTGCTTTAACTGCCGGACGTTCATCTAATATACGAGGAAGTAATATGCTCGCTTCCAAAGTAACAACCAAAGGAAAG GTTCAACAGACCGCATCAGTTGGTAAGGTTTTGATGCCACGAAACATTAATAAACAAAATCGAAGTATTGGTAAAGAAAACGAAAGAGTAGGTATTGGAAGGCGTGCTGCTTCTCTGGCTATTATTAAAGAAACAACATCAGCAACAATGGCTACATCTCCGAAAGACAAATCTAGTGTTAACAAAGCTCAGCCCATTGGGCGTGTACATAAAGCTTCTAAGGAACGTATGACACAGAAGAATGGAGCTAAAAAGCCGATTGGTCTAAAG GAAAAGACAGCCAACATAAGCAGAGATAAGGATACAGCCAAACCGGCAAGAAAGGTCTACTTTCGGTAG
- the LOC110929739 gene encoding uncharacterized protein LOC110929739 isoform X3: protein MMFMESKRKSAASSPAINDSDHWNFLEEIEAPMWADLSVCDSTNDETYLLFLYDDSWFNISHEFHQCSSRQLISTVFGPANSINIQEPTSPKLPASVSKSRGKNYKIKQWEQRKGKAIPNKQHPVKTLTKGSSISMGSKNKMKPISKTGKTKENQGVKACSSGGNNTSELADNATSKSSSVSIGKREDDNSSSSTLTSDHSRHQEKKCFEVSFHTSSQSSQLLSSLKINLRKSCATRPAARVVIADGERCSEGGSSNSSVGPPSIKKCSLGDAQNKLKILKAPALTAGRSSNIRGSNMLASKVTTKGKVQQTASVGKVLMPRNINKQNRSIGKENERVGIKETTSATMATSPKDKSSVNKAQPIGRVHKASKERMTQKNGAKKPIGLKEKTANISRDKDTAKPARKVYFR from the exons ATGATGTTTATGGAATCCAAACGTAAATCGGCGGCATCTTCTCCGGCCATCAATGACTCAGATCATTGGAACTTTCTG GAAGAAATTGAAGCGCCGATGTGGGCGGATCTCAGCGTTTGTGATTCGACCAATGACGAGACGTATCTCCTTTTTCTTTA TGATGACTCATGGTTCAACATAAGCCATGA GTTCCATCAGTGCTCTTCGCGCCAGTTAATCTCTACTGTTTTCGGTCCTGCAAACTCGATAAACATACAAGAACCAACGTCTCCAAAGCTCCCAGCCTCGGTCTCAAAATCAAGAGGCAAAAACTACAAAATTAAACAGTGGGAACAAAGAAAGGGTAAAGCCATCCCCAACAAGCAACATCCGGTCAAAACGTTAACTAAAGGGTCTTCTATAAGCATGGGATCGAAAAACAAGATGAAGCCCATTTCCAAAActggaaaaacaaaagaaaatcagGGAGTGAAAGCATGTTCAAGTGGTGGAAATAATACGAGCGAACTTGCTGACAACGCTACGTCAAAATCAAGCTCGGTTTCTATTGGAAAACGAGAAGATGATAACAGTTCAAGTAGCACTCTGACATCTGATCACAGTAGACACCAAGAAAAGAAGTGTTTTGAGGTATCTTTCCACACGTCAAGCCAAAGTAGTCAACTTTTGTCATCGCTGAAGATCAATCTTAGAAAAAGTTGTGCAACAAGACCAGCTGCGAGGGTGGTGATAGCTGATGGTGAGAGGTGCTCAGAAGGCGGTTCAAGTAACTCAAGTGTGGGCCCCCCTTCAATTAAgaaatgcagtcttggagatgcACAAAACAAACTCAAAATTCTAAAGGCCCCTGCTTTAACTGCCGGACGTTCATCTAATATACGAGGAAGTAATATGCTCGCTTCCAAAGTAACAACCAAAGGAAAG GTTCAACAGACCGCATCAGTTGGTAAGGTTTTGATGCCACGAAACATTAATAAACAAAATCGAAGTATTGGTAAAGAAAACGAAAGAGTAGG TATTAAAGAAACAACATCAGCAACAATGGCTACATCTCCGAAAGACAAATCTAGTGTTAACAAAGCTCAGCCCATTGGGCGTGTACATAAAGCTTCTAAGGAACGTATGACACAGAAGAATGGAGCTAAAAAGCCGATTGGTCTAAAG GAAAAGACAGCCAACATAAGCAGAGATAAGGATACAGCCAAACCGGCAAGAAAGGTCTACTTTCGGTAG
- the LOC110932083 gene encoding protein FAR1-RELATED SEQUENCE 5-like — METNPPTSELMSPVHSFPNRFFSSDFHNDEELNAQASVYTYMPVDGSRSSEVPVRSPDVLISNKFMNSAFHDDEVMDNEQASQDSGLQFMPGAGSGSSHGPSVFAESSRDPLDGPSNPYFVFDTPQGTRYWIPNVADKFIPVCGKSYPTFEDVLSMYELYAFEAGFSVKKGQTKVWNGIPTHKYLRCSKYGKPQPKRTFDTLDESSLKPWRTNFTWCDCKASILVSISNDSYTVLSFNDIHNHELVESYNRDLSKISRKLSFSTKQFIHNMSLNRIGPMRAYRCLVALKGGHHNVNGTPVDFKNFSHQLRILLLSSVFWADEISKLNYKAFGDVLAFDATYSTNRYKMVFVPFTGVDHHFQCVAFGAGLISTESIESYVWLLKAFLKSHGTQPTLVLSDQDPSMLQAVPMVFTESHHRLCMWHIMKKLPSKISADVLDNTDLRSCIHRLVWNVYIKPETFESRWNDLLQTFGLQSHTWLNDMYNIKHLWVPACFRELPMCCLMKTTSRCESSNAAFKVNSTSANTLVQFMMCFENRVDSQRYRQRVSEYKTSSTVFTTDLAIEQHAFAIYTNAVFAQVQKEIIKGKFLCYITNQTESSDSSLLIDVTHLDKRNNITNVYQVTYNTVDHSASCSCRNFTRIGYLCRHVFCVYRLKNVAKIPPQYINDRWRRDALPKQVFSLSSRYGVNPHAPSVMRNEILDLVTECVDVARTDEDSLSKLVDQLRDFKINVLSKQPLGTIQNETNECEMEEIVGQPINIPVEVANPEVVRNKGCGTHTRISGPGEKAKAKPPKRPKQLRLCKRCGLYVDDHDSRNCVKVAAMKAAKAAAEQQRQTAPGASPSD, encoded by the exons atggagacaaatccaccaaccTCCGAGTTAATGTCGCCGGTCCATAGTTTCCCCAACAGGTTCTTTAGCAGCGACTTCCATAATGATGAGGAATTAAATGCTCAAG CTTCTGTATACACTTATATGCCTGTTGATGGTTCTCGATCATCTGAAGTCCCTGTTAGATCACCGGATGTTCTGATCTCCAACAAGTTCATGAACAGCGCTTTTCATGATGACGAGGTTATGGATAATGAACAAG CATCCCAAGATTCTGGCTTGCAGTTCATGCCAGGTGCTGGTTCTGGATCATCTCATGGCCCTTCTGTGTTTGCTGAATCATCACGCGACCCTTTAGACG GGCCATCCAATCCATACTTCGTTTTTGATACCCCTCAGGGAACCCGTTACTGGATTCCTAACGTCGCTGATAAGTTCATACCAGTGTGTGGGAAATCTTATCCAACTTTTGAGGATGTTCTTTCCATGTATGAACTTTATGCGTTTGAAGCAGGTTTTTCTGTTAAAAAAGGGCAAACTAAAGTCTGGAATGGAATTCCCACACACAAGTATCTTCGATGCTCAAAATATGGAAAACCACAACCCAAGAGGACTTTTGACACCCTAGATGAATCTTCTCTAAAGCCTTGGAGGACCAACTTCACATGGTGTGACTGTAAGGCAAGCATTCTAGTCTCAATCTCGAATGATTCATACACAGTTCTAAGTTTCAATGATATTCATAATCATGAACTTGTTGAGAGTTACAACCGTGATCTTAGCAAGATATCACGGAAGCTGTCATTCTCCACCAAACAATTCATTCACAATATGAGTCTAAACCGTATCGGACCCATGAGAGCTTATAGATGTCTTGTAGCTTTAAAAGGAGGGCATCACAATGTCAATGGGACTCCGGTGGATTTTAAAAACTTTAGCCACCAGTTGCGAATTTTATTG TTGTCTTCTGTATTCTGGGCTGATGAGATTTCAAAGCTAAACTACAAAGCTTTTGGCGATGTCCTCGCCTTTGACGCGACTTACAGCACTAACAG GTACAAGATGGTTTTTGTGCCATTCACGGGTGTGGATCATCATTTCCAATGTGTTGCATTTGGAGCGGGTTTGATATCAACCGAGTCCATTGAATCTTATGTGTGGTTGCTTAAGGCTTTCTTGAAGTCACACGGTACTCAACCAACTCTCGTGCTGAGTGATCAAGACCCATCCATGCTTCAAGCTGTTCCTATGGTCTTTACCGAATCACACCACCGTCTATGCATGTGGCATATAATGAAAAAACTACCCTCCAAG ATCTCTGCGGATGTTCTTGATAACACTGATCTTCGGTCCTGCATTCACCGGTTGGTTTGGAATGTTTATATCAAACCTGAAACGTTTGAGTCCCGCTGGAATGACCTCCTACAAACATTTGGACTTCAATCCCACACTTGGTTGAACGACATgtacaacatcaaacatctttgGGTACCAGCCTGCTTCAGGGAACTGCCCATGTGTTGCTTAATGAAGACCACTTCACGCTGCGAAAGCTCTAACGCTGCCTTCAAGGTCAACTCAACAAGCGCAAACACCCTTGTACAATTTATGATGTGCTTTGAAAATAGGGTAGACAGCCAACGATATCGGCAACGTGTATCGGAGTACAAAACCTCATCCACGGTGTTCACTACTGATTTAGCGATAGAACAGCACGCGTTCGCCATTTACACAAACGCTGTTTTCGCGCAAGTTCAAAAGGAGATAATTAAAGGGAAGTTTTTATGCTACATCACAAACCAAACCGAGTCCAGCGATTCCAGTCTTTTGATAGATGTCACTCATTTGGATAAAAGGAACAACATCACAAACGTGTATCag GTTACGTATAACACTGTAGACCACTCCGCCAGTTGCTCATGCAGGAATTTCACACGTATCGGATATCTGTGTCGCCATGTCTTCTGCGTCTATCGATTGAAAAATGTTGCAAAGATACCACCCCAATACATAAACGATAGGTGGCGCCGAGATGCCCTCCCCAAACAGGTTTTTTCACTTTCCAGCCGATACGGAGTCAACCCACACGCACCGTCCGTTATGCGGAATGAAATCCTCGACCTCGTTACTGAATGCGTTGATGTGGCCAGAACCGATGAGGATTCGTTGTCAAAATTGGTTGACCAACTCCGGGATTTCAAGATCAATGTGCTTTCCAAGCAACCATTGGGTACAATTCAAAATGAAACAAACGAGTGTGAAATGGAAGAAATAGTTGGGCAACCAATCAACATTCCAGTCGAAGTTGCTAATCCAGAAGTTGTACGCAATAAAGGATGTGGTACTCATACTCGCATTTCCGGGCCCGGTGAGAAGGCAAAGGCAAAACCACCAAAACGTCCAAAGCAGCTTCGTTTATGCAAACGTTGTGGTCTGTATGTCGACGACCACGACTCACGCAACTGCGTTAAGGTGGCCGCAATGAAAGCAGCAAAGGCAGCTGCTGAACAACAAAGGCAGACCGCCCCTGGTGCCTCACCCTCTGATTAA
- the LOC110929740 gene encoding double-strand break repair protein MRE11, giving the protein MNANGPFRLSAQKETKHFARVISSFDVEDSICPSNSRHCSAGVTGTPRYLNSSGDRFILPGLTRSNSSDMGDSSREDNSNTVRILVATDCHLGYMEKDEIRRHDSFKAFEEICSIAEQKNVDFVLLGGDLFHENKPSRTTLVKTIEILRRYCLNDKPVQFQVVSDQTINFANVFGHVNYEDPHFNVGLPVFSIHGNHDDPAGVDNLSAVDILSACNLVNYFGKMVLGGSGVGQITLYPILVKKGSTSVALYGLGNIRDERLNRMFQTPHAVQWMRPEPQEDCQVSDWFNILVLHQNRVKTNPKNAINEHFLPRFLDFIVWGHEHECLVDPQEVPGMGFHITQPGSSVATSLIDGESKPKHVLLVEIKGNQYRPTKIPLHSVRPFEYKEVVLKDEPDIDPNDQNSILEHLDNEVNSLIEKCSRRDARKSEPMLPLIRLKVDYSGFMTINPQRFGQKYVGKVANPQDILIFSKASKRAQGDAKLKDTERLRPEELNQQNIEALVAESELKMEILPVNDLDEALQNFINKDDRMAFYTCLQYNIEETRKSISRDPENIKSEVDDIIVKVENCLEERVKGRSRSKDDQLFTSSSQSIENMINKAPGGIGSAVSFSDDEDTTQLYGSKSTGRGKKGSLQPFKSARDVSAPTRRGGRGRGRGSNSLKQTTLDATFMSRRSERSASVAASASVQSMAADEENLDSDSDDEPVQYGINELRDSSDDNESMQQGKGRKRGATRGRGRGSTAAKRGRKSDNTSSSIHQMMMSKDDDDDDDDDMPKRTNKTQPRVTRNYGALRR; this is encoded by the exons ATGAACGCTAATGGACCTTTTCGACTTTCAGCCCAAAAAGAAACAAAACATTTTGCCCGTGTGATTTCGAGTTTCGACGTAGAAGACTCGATCTGCCCTTCAAATTCCCGCCACTGTTCCGCCGGTGTTACCGGAACTCCACGGTACCTGAATTCATCTGGCGACCGATTTATCCTGCCG GGTTTAACAAGGTCAAACTCTAGTGACATGGGTGATTCGTCAAG GGAGGATAATAGCAACACGGTTCGCATTCTTGTTGCCACTGATTGTCATTTGGGATATATGGAAAAAGACGAGATTCGTCGGCACGACTCATTTAAAGCATTTGAAGAAATTTGCTCCATTGCAGAGCAGAAAAAT GTGGACTTCGTACTACTTGGTGGTGATCTTTTTCATGAAAACAAGCCATCGAGGACGACATTAGTGAAAACGATAGAGATCCTACGTCGATATTGTCTTAACGATAAGCCAGTGCAATTCCAAGTTGTCAGTGATCAGACTATAAACTTTGCAAATGT GTTTGGTCATGTAAACTATGAAGATCCTCATTTCAACGTTGGTTTGCCAGTGTTCAGTATTCACGGAAATCATGATGACCCTGCTGGAGTG GATAACCTTTCTGCAGTCGATATCCTTTCAGCATGCAATCTTGTAAActattttggaaaaatggttCTTGGAGGTTCTGGAGTCGGGCAGATCACTCTCTACCCGATTCTTGTAAAAAAG GGTTCAACTTCGGTTGCTCTGTACGGCCTTGGAAATATCAGAGATGAACGTCTGAATAGAATGTTTCAG ACTCCACATGCTGTACAGTGGATGCGTCCTGAACCTCAAGAAGATTGTCAAGTGTCCGACTGGTTCAACATTCTAGTACTTCATCAGAACAG AGTGAAGACAAATCCTAAGAATGCGATAAATGAGCATTTTCTACCTCGGTTTCTGGACTTTATAGTTTGGGGGCATGAACATGAATGTCTTGTTGATCCTCAG GAAGTTCCAGGTATGGGTTTCCACATCACTCAACCGGGCTCTTCTGTCGCAACATCACTTATCGATGGAGAATCAAAACCAAAGCATGTGCTTCTCGTAGAAATTAAG GGAAATCAATATCGGCCAACCAAGATACCGCTACATTCTGTAAGGCCTTTTGAATATAAAGAG GTGGTGTTAAAGGACGAACCTGACATTGACCCAAATGATCAAAACTCGATTCTTGAGCATTTGGACAATGAG GTAAACAGTTTAATAGAAAAGTGTAGCCGAAGGGATGCTAGAAAGTCAGAGCCAATGCTTCCACTTATCCGTTTAAAG GTTGATTATTCTGGATTCATGACCATTAATCCTCAAAGATTTGGTCAAAAATATGTGGGCAAG GTTGCTAATCCCCAGGATATTCTTATCTTTTCAAAAGCTTCAAAGAGAGCTCAGGGTGACG CAAAACTTAAGGACACGGAACGACTTCGACCAGAAGAACtgaatcaacaaaacattgaAGCTTTAGTTGCTGAGAGTGAATTG AAAATGGAGATTCTTCCTGTGAACGATTTAGATGAAGCATTACAGAATTTTATCAACAAAGATGACAGGATGGCTTTTTATACTTGTTTGCAATACAACATTGAAGAAACCCGT AAAAGTATTTCTCGGGATCCAGAAAACATAAAAAGTGAagttgacgatataattgtcaaAGTCGAAAACTGCTTAGAG GAGCGTGTGAAGGGAAGATCCAGATCCAAAGACGATCAACTATTTACATCTAGTTCTCAATCCATAGAG AATATGATAAATAAAGCTCCTGGGGGAATTGGGAGTGCGGTTTCTTTTAGTGATGATGAGGATACCACACAACTTTACGGGTCAAAGTCAACTGGCAGAGGTAAAAAAGGGTCATTACAACCGTTTAAATCTGCTCGCGATGTTTCTGCTCCTACAAGAAGAGGGGGGAGGGGGAGAGGTAGGGGATCTAATAGTTTAAAGCAGACAACTCTTGATGCAACTTTCATGTCCCGTCGCTCTGAGAG ATCAGCATCAGTTGCTGCATCAGCTTCAGTTCAAAGCATGGCAGCCGATGAAGAGAACTTAGATTCTGATTCAGATGATGAACCGGTTCAATATGGAATAAATGAGCTTCGTGACAGTTCG GATGATAATGAGAGCATGCAGCAAGGTAAGGGTAGAAAACGAGGTGCTACGAGGGGAAGAGGTAGGGGGTCCACTGCTGCTAAGAGGGGAAGAAAATCCGACAACACGTCATCCTCAATTCATCAAATGATGATGAGTAAAGATGACGATGACGACGACGATGATGATATGCCAAAGAGAACGAACAAGACTCAACCAAGG GTGACAAGGAACTATGGTGCCTTAAGGAGGTAG